Part of the Citrus sinensis cultivar Valencia sweet orange chromosome 2, DVS_A1.0, whole genome shotgun sequence genome, aatttttattttcatttgaattttaatgtatTTGGTGTGTTGCATCTTGCAGACTATTAGCTACATGGCGGAGCGTGTTGTGGGAACTGGGTCATTTGGTATTGTCTTCCAGGTaaggaaatattttgtttcgaaaattttattgtgttaCCCTCTACTATGCTAACGTTATTGTCTTATCTTAGGCTAAATGCTTGGAAACTGGAGAGACTGTGGCTATCAAGAAGGTTTTGCAGGACAGAAGATATAAGAATCGTGAACTGCAGTTAATGCGGGTGATGGATCATccaaatgtgatttctttgaAGCATTGTTTCTTTTCAACTACCAGTAAAAACGAACTTTTCCTCAACTTGGTTATGGAATACGTACCAGAGAGCATGTATAGGGTTTTGAAGCATTACAGCAGTGCAAATCAGAGAATGCCCCTCATATATGTGAAACTTTATACGTACCAGGTATGTTGATGCCTCTGATGAGGTTAATTTGATCCTGCATGtgctttctttttataattaggGGATCTGTTGCAGATTTTCAGGGGCCTGGCTTACATCCACACTGTTCCTCGAGTTTGCCATAGGGATTTGAAGCCTCAAAACCTTTTGGTACGCATTTCCCCCTTCTAAGCTGCGACTAGAAGTTGTGGTGGTTTTCTGATCTCATACTTATCTCTCTGTAGGTTGATCCTCTTACTCACCAGGTTAAGATTTGTGATTTTGGAAGTGCAAAACAGCTGGTATGTTGTCTTGTTTTAGTTGAAATATCCTACTTACCCAAAAAAACAATTCTTGTTTTGCTGTCTGTTGAATGCTTTATGTGAAACTGATAAACTACCTGGACTCAGATTGCTGGAGAAGCAAACATATCATACATATGTTCACGTTTCTATCGGGCTCCAGAACTTATATTTGGAGCTACAGAATATACAACCTCAATTGATATATGGTCAGCTGGTTGTGTGCTTGCCGAGCTTCTTTTGGGCCaggtttcaattttaattccattttctggtatttattttatgaattctaaaaaataattaattctcaGGTGTAATTATGTTTTGCTGACTGCTgctaattttgaatattttttagcCATTATTTCCTGGAGAAAATGCAGTGGACCAGCTTGTAGAGATTATCAAGGTACAGTTTGCCctcaaatttttgaaatgaTGCAATTTTCATGATCACTCGTCACATGCTGCTTTTGCTTCTGTAGGTTCTCGGTACACCCACTCGTGAAGAAATTCGCTGTATGAATCCAAATTATACCGATTTTAGGTTTCCACAGATTAAAGCACATCCTTGGCACAAGgtatgtatttttcattttcctaaACATTGGTTGTTGGAATATGGAAGCCATATCAATGCTATTTCTCCTAGGCATTGTGATTAAATTACCCTTTCACTGATACCATGTATCTTGGATGTTTGAGGCTCTTCTAAGGCCAGAAAATGAATCCAATCATTTGaatacaacaatttttttgttgtttccaTATGTGCTTAAAATAATGTTTCCATTCATGTTTTTCTGTGTTTAGGTTTTCCACAAACGGATGCCTCCTGAGGCTATTGATCTTGCTTCACGCCTGTTGCAGTATTCACCAAGTCTCCGATGTACAGCGGTGAGTTTGATCATTATTCAACTGTATGGGCATGTGGTTTTTGTGTGGTCAATTTATGTTTAGTACACGAGGAATTCATACCTTTAatgcttaattaaaaaaaagaatgtattATGCAACTGTTTTTCTCTTGTTAAGCTTTTTCTAGCCAAATATATTGTGCACtccattgttttatttctGATTAAGATTTTACCTTTTCTATTACAGCTAGAAGCATGTGCACATCCTTTCTTTGATGAACTGCGTGAGCCAAATGCTCGCCTACCAAATGGCCGCCCACTGCCACCTCTCTTCAACTTTAAACAGGAAGTATGTCTTCAAAATTTGTGAAGTAGCCTCTATTGATAGAATGATGTTGATTTGGCTATCGAACTAGATACTTGCAATATTTGTTCCTATGCTTTCAAATCTCCAAGAAATTGTGTCCTTTCAGatgctttttcattttttatctgaacagtaaattttttagaacAATGAACTCAGTACTGTATGACATTTCATTACCAACTTCTTGTCAACATTTTATATTGAAGTTTaggctaatttttttttatctattttgttgtttttgttacAGTTATCGGGGGCTTCACCAGAGCTTGTTAATAAGTTGATACCAGACCATGTGAAACGGCAATTAGGTCTGAATTTCTTGCATCCAGCCGGGACATAGGTCTAGACAAGTAATATAGAAGTGAAATCTACTTGGTGATGTGTAGCACAAAGGGAATTATATCCTTGTTCGTAACTGCCATGCATTGAGGCTTAATCAGCATCAGTTGTTGCTCGATCAGCAAGCCTACATTCTCAGGCAGCTATGCTTTTCTTGGTGCcttctttttctgcttttcCATCCTCCTGTGTCTCCTCCCCACTTCGTCCCACCCCCCCTCCTCTGTTAAAGTTCCCATTTGTTTATGTACATGTTTGATAGTAAAGATAGGTTAAGTTGATAAGGTGGACTGATCAGACTGCTGTTAGTAGAGGAAAAACTGAGGAAAAATGTATTTGTACCTAGGAAGAAAGCCCCAAAGAGAATGGCCCAGAAGATGGGGTGGGCATGATGTTGTCAGGTTTGGtcctgtttttcttttccctcttTGCAAGTCTTTCAATTTCTCTATTTTGATGGTCTGTGGTGACTGACTTCAAATTGCAGACAATTGTTGTCACTTGCTGTTTGTGCAAAGTAATGTTATTGCAATTCTCCTCTTGGAAATGCTTGCTTGCCCCCTATTTGTTTCATTCCAAGTTCTTTGCATATTTCACTTGTTGGATGTGATAAGGTTGGTGAATCTTCAACATTTGTACGTCTCTAGAACTGATGTTGAATTATTGCGGTAGTTGACGATCCTACCAGATTGTTCCATCTTGAATTCTGAAAATACAATGGTAGAATGAAAATTGTAGCCGATTTTTGGCGGGGTGCCCTTGAAACGCTCAACTGCTAACATGTCTCCGCATAAATTACGCTGAAGAATTGTTTTCGATGTGGGGGataaccaaagaaaaaatttcatgtAGTTGTCAGGTCACAACTTAATATTTCGTTTCGTGCTTTCTTCCTAGtttcttatttaatactaaaatatCAGCTGAGTGCTATTATTGCGCATTTGTTAAAAGAAGCCACCCAAAAACATAGCCATTCTCGATGCTTTTTTATCGTTTCCTCTTTCCCTCTTCCTTTTactttttgaataattgaatgtCGGCATGACATTGATTGAACTTGTCCTAGTTGCCGAGTGCCAGAGTCAAAACAATCATCCAATGTAACTGTACTACGGTCATATTTAGAATCAAAGTTGCACAACGgaagttttttaaattgtacTACTGAAGTATTTAGTAAtggtaaataattattggttcAGCTACCTTGGCTCCAAGGGAGGGTAGCCTGAAGAGCCGTTGGATGTATCCtatcataattatttcatttttaagtacAGATATCCAACGGTTTTGGTGATTGCTCTACTTTAGAGTTGGTCGAAAGTAACAgttgtaataattattgtaatttaaaaattatattgatataatttttatttacataataaaaaatttattattattttgataattttattaaaattattatttaaaattatatatttttataataattatatcttttaaGCTACATTACGGGAATCCAAAACAGGCCATATATTTAACAGCAAAAGGATAAGTGCATGAAATTAAAAGTTGCTGCCAAATTTCTATTGtacatattttaatgttttgatCATTCGTTGTGTCCAGGCAGCCAAAACTGGCCCATCTATTTGCGGCGGTATACCGCGGGCAGACTTCTGAGAAACCCGAACCGTTGttttaaaaaaccaaaaatgcaCGTAACCCTAATACGATGTCGTTTCTTTCACACCCTATAAAATATGCAATCAAACAAATATAGAGTAAGGGGTATCTGAACAGTGGGATCGAGGTCAATGGTCAAAGTGGTAAGAAATATCAACGGCGCTTGCACTACCCTCTTTATTATCAAAGTGAGAAAAAAGAGCATGTCCGACAAGTCGACAATCGCTGTCACTTTACGAATCTCAAGAACGCTTCCCGCTCATGGAGCCTTTTTTTCCTGGTCTTGCCCtcgaaaaatcatttttaaataaatttggtttTACGACAGATTGCGACTTCCATATTCAATTTTCTGCACTGGGTCTCTCccactaaaagaaaaaaaaaagcaaccaCCTCCTTTTGCTTTACTGTTCGTTCACTTTCTGGTTTCCAGTCCAAGTCAATGGGAAATAATGGAATGGCGGTGTCTTTCTTCTTgttgcttttaattttaattttcgcTTTGTTTTGGGAAGACACCAAAGTGAAAGTATTAGCCTCTGACAGTCTCCTATCTCCCAAGGGCGTTAATTATGAAGGTGAGGTAACTGTGTATATGTCACTGCTGCTTTTTGGGTTCTGTCTTTTTGGGTTGCCTTAAATTATGGGTTCTGTCTTCTGTTGAGGAGCAGTTGCTGCTTTGATGGCTCTGAAGATCAAAATGAGAGATGATTTGCATGTGATGGACGGCTGGGATATTAACTCTGTGGATCCTTGTACTTGGAATATGGTCGCTTGCTCTGCTGAAGGTTTCGTTGTTTCTCTGTAAGCCTAACAACAATGACAATGTaccatttgtttctttattcgTTCACTATTAGTAGTGCGGCGAATGTATGTTCCGTTTCTTTAGGTCGTCTGTAAtatctattctttttttttcccgtttAATTTGCTGTTTTGAAGTGAAATGGCAAGTATGGGCTTATCAGGAACGCTGTCCCCAAGTATTGGGAACTTGACCCACCTAAGAACAATGTGAGTTACCTACCCTTCAGAATGCTGTAGTGCTTACATGTTttggtttttattaatttgtttaaatttcagTTATGATTTTAGTTTCCGAATAGTTGCCCTCTGTACATTGACGTTTTGAAATAATCTGTAATGTATTACATATTGGAAAATAGTACTTTTTCGTAAATCTTTGaggaaataatgaaaaaagtaAACCTTTTCTTGTTTATATACGTACTAATTTGTGattccacattttttttttctcctgcAGGTTATTGCATAACAATCAGTTATCTGGTCCTATCCCAGTTGAATTTGGGATGCTCTCAGAGCTTCAAACTCTTGACCTTTCTAATAATCAACTTGTTGGAGAAATTCCAAGTTCTTTGGGTTTCCTAACTCATCTAACTTACTTGTAAGTGTGGATTGACATTCATTTGGTTAACCAATATGTACGTTAACTAGTTCTGAGTTTGGGGtcttctaatttttcatgTTCTAAAGCTTTTCTATGACTAGTTTTTCAGGAGGCTTAATAACAACAAGTTATCTGGACAGATTCCTACTCTTGTTGCCAATCTTACAAGTCTTTCATTCTTGTATGTGTTGCATGTCATATAAactgtgttttctttttttgattctttaaaatgcttctgatttatattttataataccGTGCAGGGATTTATCATTCAATAATCTCAGTGGGCCTACGCCTAAAGTACTAGCAAACGGCTACAGGTGAGAATTTTAGAGGAAAGAGATTTTCCCTATCAATAAACCTTACTACTCTTGCTTGtttatatgttttaatttaaacagTTGTGTTCTTTTAGCCATCCTCCATTGATTCAATGAATCAAAATTCCTGTACTATTTATGAGTTCATCCTGATATTTGTTTTAGACAACTAAAGGTCAGCATATTTCATTCTAGTTTTACAGGGAACAGCTTTCTTTGTACTTCATCGGAACATTCTTGCACTGGTATTTCTAAACAAGAAAATGGTAATCTAGATGCAACATGTCTTACCTTTTCTTATGTAATGTGCTTCAATGATGTGAAtccaaattaattacaatacaAACTGAAGAGACAGGTCTATCTCCAAAAGCCAGTGGTCACCGTCGATTGGTGCTTTCTCTTGCTGTTGGCATCACTTGCACATTTGTTGTTTCAGTGGCGGTGCTTGTTTGTTGGGTGCATTGGTACAGATCGCGTCTTCTTTTTACATCATATGGTACTTTCCGAACAATATGTAATTTTACTAACCATGTACTTGTTTATAGAGGgtgagaaaaattaaaatgatttgcGATTTGCAGTTCAGCAAGattatgaatttgatgttGGTCATCTGAAGAGGTTTTCATTTCGTGAATTACAAATTGCAACTGGAAATTTTAGTCCCAAAAACATTCTAGGGCAGGGAGGATACGGAGTAGTATATAAAGGATGTCTTCCAAATAGGATGGTGGTGGCAGTTAAAAGGCTAAAAGACCCGAATTTCACTGGAGAGGTGCAGTTTCAAACTGAAGTTGAGATGATTGGCTTAGCTTTGCATAGAAACCTCTTGCGCTTATATGGCTTCTGTATGACACCTGAAGAAAGGTTGCTTGTTTATCCTTATATGCCGAATGGGAGTGTTGCTGACTGCTTGAGAGGTTAGTTTCATTTCCTTGAGCCAGTCCAGATTGCTAATATGAGCAACTGCTGCTTGAGGCTTTGCATTGAAGCTCACACTTTTCTGTTTGTTAAACATCTGTTCCTTAGCTCACTAATTCAGTTAGGGAAATCTTGTTTGTGTATTCATTTCTGCCCAAAATGATATTGTGACCCGAAATGTTTACTCGTCATATTAAGAacacatttaaatattttcacaaTTTGCCCTAATTCTGGGGCACTTCTTGATGAGTtctcatttatattcttatagtCGGAAGAATCATAATTCCTATAGGAAACTTTTTGTTTGGTCAATAGAAAAACAACCGTGTTATGCAGCTATGCATCTGAATTCATTTTGAATAGCTACTGGATTTAATCAGTCACACTGAGTTTGAAATACATTCAATCTCTGCATTCTTATTCTACCTTTACTTTTTCTCTTCGTCTTTTCACTGTTTCTTTGTTGGCTTCTTTTATTTGGTAGACACTCGTCAGGCAAAGCCACCTCTTGACTGGAATAGACGGATGCATATTGCCCTTGGAACTGCCCGTGGACTTCTTTACTTACACGAACAGTGTAatccaaaaataattcatagGGATGTTAAAGCGGCAAACATTTTGCTTGATGAAAGTTTTGAAGCTGTGGTTGGGGATTTTGGCCTTGCTAAGTTGTTAGATCGGAGAGATTCACATGTCACTACTGCAGTGCGGGGAACTGTGGGTCATATTGCTCCTGAGTATCTTTCAACTGGGCAGTCCTCTGAAAAAACTGATGTCTTTGGATTTGGGGTACTACTTTTGGAACTCATTACAGGGCAAAAGGCCTTGGATGTTGGAAATGGTCAGGTTCAGAAGGGAATGATCCTTGATTGTGTAAGTACCTACGGCTCTCTTGTAAATTAAGTCGTTGGCAGTGCCAGCACATTGCATATCTCGATTCTGCATGTTGCATCTCTGGAAACAACTTTTG contains:
- the LOC102607198 gene encoding shaggy-related protein kinase eta → MADDKEMSAAVVDGSDHVTGHIISTTIGGKNGEPKQTISYMAERVVGTGSFGIVFQAKCLETGETVAIKKVLQDRRYKNRELQLMRVMDHPNVISLKHCFFSTTSKNELFLNLVMEYVPESMYRVLKHYSSANQRMPLIYVKLYTYQIFRGLAYIHTVPRVCHRDLKPQNLLVDPLTHQVKICDFGSAKQLIAGEANISYICSRFYRAPELIFGATEYTTSIDIWSAGCVLAELLLGQPLFPGENAVDQLVEIIKVLGTPTREEIRCMNPNYTDFRFPQIKAHPWHKVFHKRMPPEAIDLASRLLQYSPSLRCTALEACAHPFFDELREPNARLPNGRPLPPLFNFKQELSGASPELVNKLIPDHVKRQLGLNFLHPAGT
- the LOC102631416 gene encoding probable LRR receptor-like serine/threonine-protein kinase At5g45780 isoform X3, producing MGNNGMAVSFFLLLLILIFALFWEDTKVKVLASDSLLSPKGVNYEVAALMALKIKMRDDLHVMDGWDINSVDPCTWNMVACSAEGFVVSLEMASMGLSGTLSPSIGNLTHLRTMLLHNNQLSGPIPVEFGMLSELQTLDLSNNQLVGEIPSSLGFLTHLTYLRLNNNKLSGQIPTLVANLTSLSFLDLSFNNLSGPTPKVLANGYSFTGNSFLCTSSEHSCTGISKQENETGLSPKASGHRRLVLSLAVGITCTFVVSVAVLVCWVHWYRSRLLFTSYVQQDYEFDVGHLKRFSFRELQIATGNFSPKNILGQGGYGVVYKGCLPNRMVVAVKRLKDPNFTGEVQFQTEVEMIGLALHRNLLRLYGFCMTPEERLLVYPYMPNGSVADCLRDTRQAKPPLDWNRRMHIALGTARGLLYLHEQCNPKIIHRDVKAANILLDESFEAVVGDFGLAKLLDRRDSHVTTAVRGTVGHIAPEYLSTGQSSEKTDVFGFGVLLLELITGQKALDVGNGQVQKGMILDCVSTYGSLVN
- the LOC102631416 gene encoding probable LRR receptor-like serine/threonine-protein kinase At5g45780 isoform X2, coding for MGNNGMAVSFFLLLLILIFALFWEDTKVKVLASDSLLSPKGVNYEVAALMALKIKMRDDLHVMDGWDINSVDPCTWNMVACSAEGFVVSLEMASMGLSGTLSPSIGNLTHLRTMLLHNNQLSGPIPVEFGMLSELQTLDLSNNQLVGEIPSSLGFLTHLTYLRLNNNKLSGQIPTLVANLTSLSFLDLSFNNLSGPTPKVLANGYSFTGNSFLCTSSEHSCTGISKQENGLSPKASGHRRLVLSLAVGITCTFVVSVAVLVCWVHWYRSRLLFTSYVQQDYEFDVGHLKRFSFRELQIATGNFSPKNILGQGGYGVVYKGCLPNRMVVAVKRLKDPNFTGEVQFQTEVEMIGLALHRNLLRLYGFCMTPEERLLVYPYMPNGSVADCLRDTRQAKPPLDWNRRMHIALGTARGLLYLHEQCNPKIIHRDVKAANILLDESFEAVVGDFGLAKLLDRRDSHVTTAVRGTVGHIAPEYLSTGQSSEKTDVFGFGVLLLELITGQKALDVGNGQVQKGMILDCVRTLHEERRLDVLIDRDLKGSFDPTELEKMVQLALQCTQSHPNLRPKMSEVLKVLEVLVEPVAEEMQGGTHFCEARDCSFSGNNSDLQDESSFIIEAIELSGPR
- the LOC102631416 gene encoding probable LRR receptor-like serine/threonine-protein kinase At5g45780 isoform X1, with translation MGNNGMAVSFFLLLLILIFALFWEDTKVKVLASDSLLSPKGVNYEVAALMALKIKMRDDLHVMDGWDINSVDPCTWNMVACSAEGFVVSLEMASMGLSGTLSPSIGNLTHLRTMLLHNNQLSGPIPVEFGMLSELQTLDLSNNQLVGEIPSSLGFLTHLTYLRLNNNKLSGQIPTLVANLTSLSFLDLSFNNLSGPTPKVLANGYSFTGNSFLCTSSEHSCTGISKQENETGLSPKASGHRRLVLSLAVGITCTFVVSVAVLVCWVHWYRSRLLFTSYVQQDYEFDVGHLKRFSFRELQIATGNFSPKNILGQGGYGVVYKGCLPNRMVVAVKRLKDPNFTGEVQFQTEVEMIGLALHRNLLRLYGFCMTPEERLLVYPYMPNGSVADCLRDTRQAKPPLDWNRRMHIALGTARGLLYLHEQCNPKIIHRDVKAANILLDESFEAVVGDFGLAKLLDRRDSHVTTAVRGTVGHIAPEYLSTGQSSEKTDVFGFGVLLLELITGQKALDVGNGQVQKGMILDCVRTLHEERRLDVLIDRDLKGSFDPTELEKMVQLALQCTQSHPNLRPKMSEVLKVLEVLVEPVAEEMQGGTHFCEARDCSFSGNNSDLQDESSFIIEAIELSGPR